The DNA region GGCCCGGCAAAAGGGCAGGCTAAGGTGGAGAAGGGACTTGAGGCTCCACGGTCTCCCCTCGTGttgcccccgccccccaacctCGCACCAGATCGCCACGGTCTCCAGCCGCTGCTCCCGCGGCGCCAGGCAGACACCCTCCCGCGCTCTCCGACCGCGACCCAGCTGGCCCCCGGCCCAGGCCCTCTGCGCCCTGCGGCCCAGCCTCACCGCCGGGAACCCTGGGAGATGTAGTTTTCGGCCGCCCTCGGCAGGGGCGAGGCCCACAGAGCCTGATGCGTGTCCGCGTCCGCCAAGTGAGGGACCCTGACCCTCGTCATGGCCGGTCCCAAGAGCGCCAGGGAGGCAGGGCAGTGGACCAGCTGAGGAGGCGGAATTTCCAGCGAGGTCTCGTTCTCCGTAGGGCCCTGGACAAGTCCCGTAACATCAGCAACAGTCTGTCTTGTAGGATTTCCAGCGAGAGCCCGGGCTCAGCACCTGGTACCCAGCATGTCCTCAATGAACCGGTGCCTCTGAGACTATCGTTACTGGCCCGGCACAGTTGCCAAAGGCAATTCAGCCCCTAAAAGTGTGTGGGGGCCTGCCCGCCACCCGCACCCCGCCCCGTTACTCCCACACATATTTGGGCCGGCGCCCCAGGTGCCCCtccctacccccccccccccccaccaagttCCCCTCAGTGCCTCGGACCATCCACAAACACACTCTACCTCTACTCAGAAATATCCGATATTTATTTCCcaacattttgataattttttacaaattgaataaaaggaatgaaggggAGTACGTGGGACCCCAGGCCAGGCCTTGGGGTCCCGATGAGAGGTGATGGTATGAAAACTTCTCCTCACCCACAACTCCTGGCCTGCTGCCTTAACCTCTCCTATCAACCTTACTTAAGAGTGAGGTGGGGGCTTTCTGAGGATGTGGGGTTCCCCCCTAGAGGGGACTCTGGGAATCCTGTTTCAAGCCCTGAACTGGATCAGGTTGGGGACAGATGTGGGCCCGGATGTGGCGCCGTCGCAGCCTCTCCTGCCTGAGGGCCAGCTGCTGCAGTTGTTTCCGAATAGCCCACAGCACCAGGTACACTTCCCGCAGTACCTCAGTCCCTCTCGCCTCCAAAGGGGACTCGGTCTTCATTTGGGAGGTGACTGAGGTAGAACTCACAGGTGACTGTGAAAGAGAGAAGATGAGCACAGATGAACAGCTTGGTCTAGGGGGAAACCACTGGTGGAACCACCTGCAGATAAACGGCAAAGGCTTTTCTAATTCCACCTGCTCTGTCAAGCCTCAGCTTGGGCaacgcctcctccaggaagccttctcggCCTGTCTCTACTCTTGTGTTCACCCTGTCATACCACATTTTATGCACTATTTGTTCGGCGGACTCATCTGTTTTCAATACCAGCATGCAAGCTCCTGGAAGACAGGGACCATGTCCGACCCACCTTTGAGTCCCCACTAGGGTTCCATGGAGAGTGCATTAAAATGAAGGCCAGAATGACACCCCCAACTCTGTCTCCAACCCAAAGCTCTCGTCTGTGACCTCCAGGCCTGTATATCCCACTGCCTCCTAGACATCTCCCTGCAGATGTCCCTCTGACACTTCAACTCATCCTGTCCCAATGCCCTAAAGTTGTTACTTTCTCCCCTAAGTCCTTCCAGTGAATGGCTCCAGCCTGTTTTCACGTCTGTCTCTCCCTCGCCCCTCACCATCATGCAATCAACCACGTGGGACAATTCTACCTCTTAAATATCACTCCAATCCATTAACTTATTCTACCTGATGCCTCTCTCCAGGcccagaatattttattttatttttgaccacaccgcgcggcttgtgggatctcagttccccaaccagggagtgAACCTGGGCCTCGGCAGTGAGaccgccaagtcctaaccactggaccaccaaggaattccccaggtgaactttcaaaaattattattaatgcagTAATAcctaattcaaaacaaaaataaattgactTGGTAGTAATCTAGACACttccctttttaaattaaaattttgactGAGATAATTATAGGTTCACATGCACTTGTGAGAAATAATACTTATACTCTTTACCTATTTTCCCCCTATAGTAAAATCTTTCAAAACTCTAGTAGTGTCATAGAATACTGACATCAATACAATCCACTGATCTGAATTTATTCATATTTCTCCAGTTTTACTtgtattcgtgtgtgtgtgtgtgtgtgtgttgaattcTTCCCAATTTTACATGATATGTGCAGGTTCATGTATCCAACTACCATAGTCAAGATACAGAAGATTTCCATTATCGCAAGGATTcctcatgttgcccttttataaccaACCCACCTCCCCTGTCTCTCCCTCCATgcgcagcccctggcaaccactaaaccACTAATTGGATCCCCACTTCTCTAATTTGGTTATTTCTGGAGTGGTATAtagtataaatggaatcatacaatatataacCTTTTGGGATTGGTTGTTTTCACGCAGCAGAATTCCCTTGAGagccatccaagttgttgcatatatcaatagtttattcctttttatggctgagtagtatcatTCCATGATATATCACAATTTAACCActcacccattgaaggacatttgggttggtttgggctcttatgaataaagctgctatgaatactcacgtacagatttttgtgtgaacataaaacTTCATTTATCTGGGATAAATGTCCAGGAGTACAATCCCTGGGCCATATGATAACTGCATGTTTAGTTTTAGAAGAACTGACCACACTGTTTTTCCAGAGTggccacaccattttacattcctaccagcgtGAATGAGTCATGGGGGATAGGAGGGGGGTGCTGCTGGGGACAAGGGGGACAACATGCTGATCTTCCAGCTGCACATCTGCCAGCCAGACTGCAGGGCGGAGACCATGAGTGTGGAGACAGATTTGACGGCAGTCCGGGGCAGCTGCAACAGCGATCTCTGCCCGTGGCCCGCCTCCACTGCAGCCCCGTCCGCGGTGGTCTTGGCCAACACGCAGGGGTCAGCTACCTTGGAGGACACATCCATCTTGGAGACCTTAGCCTCCTTGGGGGACTCAACCAACTTGAAAGTCTCAGACACCTTGGAAGTCTTCTCCACCTTCAACTCATTTTTCTTGGAGTCAGTGCGTTCTACGATGGTTGACTTAGCTTTGTGTTTCCAGAAGAAAACCTAAGAACCGAGACAGGgagagaagagacagaagagagggGCAGAGCAAGAGACAACAGTCAGAAGGGAAGGCCCAGCAGAGAAGGGGCCTCCTCCCCAGCTGTCCTGTCCCTCACCACCTCCCTCTCCGTCTTGTTTGGCCACAGGTggccaggagaggagggaggccaggTGAGGAAGTGCGGGTTTCTGTGACCTAGAGGTCATTGACCAGCACCTCCCACCCCAGCAGGGCAAGAGGAAGGGGCGATCTCTGAAACTCACCCAGCGACTAATCTTGCGCCAAGTCCATCGGAAGAACCTCATGACCACAGCCATTTCTTCCGATACACAAGCCCCAAGTAGGGGGCAGAACCAGCATTTAGTTCACTGGGGAGGAGGACAGGCTGCAGGCCAGTGGCCGCCACCTCAGGGGTCTCTGGGGAGCCTCTAGCATAGCagtgaagaaagaaatagagaatccAGGAGGAAAAATCCCCTCAGTGACTCATCTTaggcccttcctcccctccccgggACCGGGAGAGGAGTCAAAGCAGATGAGAacccagagggagggagagttCTAGCCCATTGTGAGAGCCTGCCTGGCCCTGACCCCAACACCTGAGACCCTTCCAGGATCCCCGGAGCCAATCCCTGCGCCCTTGGCCCTCCTTCCCCCGAATCCAAGGAaggaaaactaacatttattgagtgcctggtACTCCTTGGGCATTTCCCATGTTTGATGTCATGTAACCCTCCCAGCTGCCCTTCAGGTAGGTATTATTGTCAGTACCATTTTACCCAGGAGGAAGCTGCGATTCAGAAAAACCAAAGAACCTGCCCAAGTCATAAATCTATGGAGCCCACAGGGCAGGGAGTCCAAACCAGGTCTGCCTCCAGGATCCCACTCTCAGCAGGTCCCCCCTAGTGGGGCCGGGGGTCTCCTGAAGTGGAGGCTGCTGCTTTCCCTGCTTCCCCACTAGATGGGGTCCATCTCCCTACCTGCCTCTTCCGCTTGGGCTGGAGCCGAGGCTGTCAGGGAGGGGCCTGCTCACCCACAGGGCCCCATCCTCAGCCAGCTGGGGGTGGAGGCCACGGAGGCCGGCCAGGCCTGGCGAGGGCACTGTGTGCCCGGGGAGCCTGGCCCACACCCAGAGTTGAGACAAGGGGCCCATTCAgggccccccgccccacccccaagcaGCCACCCGGATCCAGCCCGCAGAGGGGACACGCTGGGAAGCTGGGGGTGGATCCTGCACAATCACCAAAGCCTCCATTGTTCTCCTGTCCCCCACCAGCACGTGGGCCGACGccccccatccccccccacccccccaccttgCCTCGCCTCCCTCTTCCCAGGACCCAGGCCGCTGGCTCCCTTTTCCTTCCGCATCTCCACTCTGAGCCACATTAAACCTCCGCAGTCTGGACAAGATCTCCAGGGGAGCCCACAGCCTCAAGTTTTTCTCCCACAGGTGGAAACTGTTGGTGCAGGTCCCACATCTGGACACAAGCAACGAGATGCCAACCTCCAGATTCAAGTTTCTTCggattttttaattataattattattttaataacaacCTGAATCCCAGAACTTCCAGATACTTTCTGTACTCCCTCCCCtgggcagaggagaagggggcACTCCAGGGAACAAGGTGGGGATGTCTTCCAGGCAGCCTCCAACACCTCCAAGCCATCTATTGCCGGGGGGTGTCCCAGAACACTGACCcctagggagggaggaggggggctcCATCTAACACCCTGTCCTGatgccctccctcctccatcaaTGTCTAGGGATGCCCCAGCCCAGTCCCTGGGCACTATGGGGAGACCAAGGAAGGGCGGGGAACAGGCCACTTCTGAGCCTTCAACTCCCATCCCCGGGGATCAGGGGGCATTAAAGCTGCATAGGAAGAGGGGGCAGGCAGCTGGCTCAAGGCCTAGCAGCTGTGGCGGCCCCCAAAGGCACATTGTGAAGGAAGGGAGGCTCAGACTGAGGGCCCATTGGGCGCTGGGGGCCCCAGCCGTGGGACCCCCGAGGAAGGCAACTGGGCCAGCTGCTCGGGGCTGGCCAAGGCACGCAGCAGTCCATTCTCCTGCTCCAGCGCGGCGTTCCGCTCGGCCAGGTCCCGAATCTGCTCCTTCAGCACCTCCACCTCCTCCCGGACCGCAAACATGAGGTGGGACTTCACCAAGTCCTGAGGGTCCAGGGACAGGCAAAGCGTCAGGGGTCCCAGGCCACCCCAACCTCATCCCCTGCCCAGTGCCTTGAGGAGCCAGGTGTGGGAGAACCTCCTGACCCCAGATGATGGGGGATCACTGGGGAAGAAGTCAAACAGGGAAGGCGCAGGGGGTGGGGTATCGGGATGGGCAAGGATGCCGGACAGAGGCAAAGTCAGGGCTCAAAGACAGAGACAGGGGCCAGGAGCAGGCTAGGAAGCAAGGTATGTCAAGGGTTCAGGAGGGGGCGAAGGACCCCAGGGAACCCAGCTGGGAGCAGGTCAAGGAGCGGAAGTCAGTATTCCCTAATAAAGAGGAGAGCAGGGATGGAGCACTGGGGCGGCCAACAGAGGCAGGGGCCTGGGCATCAGCACATGAGCCGGGACCTGCTGGGACCAAGATGGCTTCTCTTACCATGGCTTGTTCGATCTTGTTGTCAATGCCAACCAGGCTTCCGGAGCCACtggagagacacagggagacGAGCGGTAAGGAGGAGGAACAGGTGCCAAGCCAGGTGTCTGGACACCCCAGCCTGCTGCCTTCCAGGTGCTTCTCAGAGCAGGCTCTGGCCTCCTCCACAAGCCTCATTTGCTGTAGCCtcccacccacacccctgcctgTACCTGTGACAGTAGAGAATCAGGGAGAGGAGGGTTTTGTCCATCCCCCGGCGGGGTGAGGGCCGCTGCCCGGGCCCCCCCAAGCCCCGGTGGGGCGGGGGTCCAGATGCCCCTCGGATGGGGGATGCTCCCCGAGGGGAACAAGGAGAGGAGACACAGCCCCTCTTCCGGGGAGGCCCCGGAGCCATCCCCACCACTCGGGTCTCATACGAGGACACCAGGGACTTGACTGAGACCCCTGGCTGGGCCATCCCCAAGGGGAAAGGATCcctgggcctccccagagggagagagcTGTATCATAAGGACTGCCTGGGGGGCTCAAAGCCCCCCGGGCAGAGCAGAGTCTGGCTGGTGCCAGGCAGGCAGAAAGGAGACAGTGCCTGGGGGGTGCTGGCCTGAAAGCTATATACCACTCCCCAGGGCAAAGCCTGCCTGCTATTGGCTCCTCAGGGACACGGGGACCCCCTCCCGCCGGCTCCATGGTGGGCGGGAATTCCCAGACACGGTCAGTGCCAGTGTCCCCTTCTCACCCTGGCACCAATCCCAGAGCGGAGGGGAGGGGGGCCGGCCGAGGACAGTCAGCTGGGGGGCCGAGTCAGGGGAGTcaagggaggggctgcagggccAGAGGCCTGGGGCGGGGAAGAGTGTGAAGGGTGAGAGACGGCCTGGCCCTGGGAGGcctcttcccacctctgaccCCATCCTGCCCCCTCTGGGCGAACACTGGCCTCCCTGAAGGCCTCAGCTGCTCTCAGCCGCGAGGTAAGAAAGGGAGTGAAGGCGATGGGTGGGGTGTGTTTCTGATATGCTTGTGGTCTTCCTTGGATTATGAGCACCTCCCTGAAACACAAAGCCCACATCAGGGATGACCCCTGGGGCCTAGCCAGAGAGTTCCCCTCCTCCCACAGTGAGGgtgaggaggaatgggaaagtTACCATGGCAACAGAAACAGAGCCTGAAAGACGAGTACAACCTATGGACCTGGGACCCGAGTCTGGTGTTTGGGATCTTGGAGGGAGCGAGGGCATAAGGAGAGGTGAGAGggtgaggctggaggtgggacaCTGGGAATAGGGGCAGGCGCTCTGAAGAGTCCTGGGAACGGAAGACTGGGAGGGGAGAGCAGGTCTGGCTGCAGTTTATTAAGTGGCCACCAGAGGTCGACTCAGGCCTGGCTCAAGAGTCCCCAGGCCCAGGCTTTGGGTCCCAGAACCTGCACCGTCCTTTGCACCCGGTCCTCTCCTCCAaagctccctctccccaccactcaGGTCCCAGGTTCCTGCCTCACCCTGCAGCTCACCACCCACACCTGTCCAGCTTCTGCCTCAGCTGCCTCGGCCCCGGGGACAGTCCTCCACCTATGCCTCCCAGTACCGCTGGATCACCAGTCCTGACCTCCAACCCCCAGTTTCGCCCCTCTCAGGGAAGGTGGCCCCAACATGCTGCCTCCCTCACCCTTGTGCTCCCTTGTCCAGCCCTCTATCCTGGTTGTCAGTTCCAACTTGCTTTCCTGTGGGGGGGAATTAGCGCTCAATCCAAGGTGACCCTTGGATGAGGCCCTGCAGCCAGGAAGGGAGCACGAGGGCACTGGGAATTTTCCATTTCCCATCCAAGCTCTGGGTGCAGAAGGCGCTGACAGGTGGAGTAACCAAGAGGGTGACCAGGCCTGAGAGAGCAGgacaggatggggtgggggaaggataccTGGGActcctggggttggggggaggaatCAAGTTTGAGAGCAGAGGGAGGGCAGCCAGCTGGAGCGTCAAAGCAGTTTTCAAGCTATTTCAAACCGAGACACCTGGGTGGAGACTGGGCCACCACAGAACTCTCCCCCCAGCCACcggtacacacagacacacagagaccaaaGAGGGGCAGATTCACAGGAATAGGAACACTGGCCTTGCTTGGCGAAAACTCAGTAAAGATGCCAAGTAAGTTGTTCCTTCTTGCCAGAAATAAAGGAATAATacaacaataaacatttgttggctGATAGATCATTATCTCCTGTTTGACTAGCACTGGAGAGTTTTTGACGGCACTTTCCACTGGCACATTCTAACATTAACACTTCAAGGGACCAGGACTCTGGCAACCCAAGCCCTCCCTTTGAGAACCCCTGCGAGAAGGactgcctggcactgtgctggaATCCCTGAGCAGGGTCAGGAGTGGGAAGCTTGGGGCTGACTGGATGGGATCAGCGTTCACCACAAGCCCCCAAAGCAGCTCTGTATGAGTCAGAATAAAATTTTCAAGACTTATCGCCATCTTCTCGAAAACTGTCATGACTTCAAGTGTCAACAGTGACTTTAAATGTGAGTGGcaccccctggagttgtgcagagCACGACATGCACACCTGGGGACTCTGGCCCTGCAGGACTCTTAGGTCCTGGGGCAAGGACAGCTGTAGAGGCTGGTCTTCCTTTTTGAAGGTCAGATGAAACAGCCTCAAAATGAGgatcagatgaagaaacaggacaTCTGGGAGAGGTGGAGAGGTTCTGATGCTGGGGGACAGGGCCAGCCCTACTCCCTCACCGTGTTTTGATGAGCCCCCAGGAGCCTGGCTGCCTCGTCTACACTCCCTCCTGGATCTGTgtgtgggcggggggggggggtggctcTTTGCCCAGACTGGGAGAGCTGTCCCTGCCTCTGTCCTGGAGAGAAAGGGCATCGCAGAGATGTttgcttcctcctcttctcttggGACACAGGCATTCCAgtaggagaggggagagaaagtgGCTTTGGGGTCCGACCCAGGCTCCAACAGCAgtcctgccacttactagctggtgACAGTGGGCAAGTTTCTAAAAACCTTCCacctctctgtttcttcatctggaaagtgAGGATCATGGGGTTGCTCTTAGAATTATGTGAGATAAGAGGTAGCATCTGACCCCAAGGAAGCACTGGATAAACATACCTTTTCTTTCCTGAGTTCCTGGAATTCATTCCCTGTAATGCCTGGATCCCCCATGCTGGCCATCTACCCACCTATGCAACCATCCCctcatgcatccatccatccacttattCAAGTACCTCCCAACTGCCAGGCCCTGCTGGGGGCATGAATTCACCATGTACCCTCTGTTCTCCCATCCCCAGATTTAGGATTGGTCAGGCATCCCCAACTCCCCATCTGGGATCCAGGCACTTAATACCCCAGCCCACTTTCCCTCTCAAAACGTAGGTCCCATGCCACTCAGACCCTGTTCTGCCAGCTCCCGGCACACCAGAGAGGTGAGGTGGGGGCTACACGCCCCATTCCAGGGGGCCAAGGAGGTGGCCCAGCCCAAACACGCTGGCCCAGCAGGGTGGAGCACGAGGGGTTGGGCCTGAGCCCCAGAGGCTTGGAGCTCAGCAGAGTAAAGTGGAGGCTGGGAGGTGGACCGGTCAGACTGGGGTGTTTGAGGGGGTGggacagagggaggaggagagggaggggacaaGCCGAAAAAATACAGTTCAGGAGGCTTCTAGAGGCAGAACTCTGTAAGAGAAAGCTGGAAGCTGGCCTCTCAAATcaacaggggtgggggagggacagggAGCCTCCGTGCCAGGGAACCTCCCAAGTGGGAGGGGAGCGGGTGGGAAGCGCTGAGAATAGCAGCGATGGGGGCAGATGACTCTCCCGGGCCTGGCCGACCTCACACCTCACACATTCCTTAGAGCAGGGAGCTCAGATGaggccctgcccagccctgctctgTCCCTCATTCTCCAAGTGCCTCCACCAGGCCCCTCGCCCTCCATCCCACCGGCCCCTATacccccttctctttcctctctggccCCCCCCAAGGCCTCGGTGCCTGACTGGAGAAAGGGGGGTAGGGGGGTGGGGTCGCCACGTGActggaaggcaggaaggagagaCTCCGCTGAAATAAGTCCCCAACTTCCCACTAAGCCCCGCCCCCTAGTGCCTTCCAAACAGGAAGTCCCTCCCC from Mesoplodon densirostris isolate mMesDen1 chromosome 16, mMesDen1 primary haplotype, whole genome shotgun sequence includes:
- the SPACDR gene encoding sperm acrosome developmental regulator, which translates into the protein MAVVMRFFRWTWRKISRWVFFWKHKAKSTIVERTDSKKNELKVEKTSKVSETFKLVESPKEAKVSKMDVSSKVADPCVLAKTTADGAAVEAGHGQRSLLQLPRTAVKSVSTLMVSALQSGWQMCSWKISMFSTSVTSQMKTESPLEARGTEVLREVYLVLWAIRKQLQQLALRQERLRRRHIRAHICPQPDPVQGLKQDSQSPL